The nucleotide sequence CCGCCAAGGCGTCTACCAGCGCGGGCGACAGTTCGGCAGGCTCGAGCGATGAGATCCTGAGCCGTTTTGGTGCTGCGACCGTCAGAATGTCTTCCACCAGACCGACGATAGGGTCGGCTTCGACGTCAGCAGCGACGAGATCACGCCCGTAGTCGCCGATATGGATACCAGTCAGGACAATTTCGGCCACGCCTTCGGCGACCAGGCGTACGCATTCGGCTATGACCTGATCTCTGGGCACGCTGCGGCTAGCACCGCGGGCGTAGGGGATCAGACAGTAGGTACAGAAGCCGTTACAGCCATCCTGCACCTTAACGAAGGCGCGGGTCTGTTCCGAACTAGCCTGATCGAACAAGGTTACCGACGATTTGAAGTGGGCCTGCTTATTGGCCGCCACGGCCGCCACCCCGTCAGGTAGCTTGGCGGGTTTTGCGCCCGTCTTAAGCGACTCCATACCCGCGGCAACGGTGTCGACGAGGCGTTCTTTAGCCACGTTAGGGACGACCAGGTCGATCTCATCCATGGCCACCAGCCGCGCTGAGTCGGTCTGGGCGTAACATCCGGTAAAGACGAGCATGGTGTCGGGGGATTCCCGCCGGAGGCGGCGCGCCAGGTAGCGGGCCTCACGCTCAGCGTTAGCCGTCACACTGCAGGTGTTGACCACCGTGATGTCGGCCGCCTCGGGCGCTGTGACTAGCTCGTAACCTCTCGCTCTGAATTGGTTTTCCAGCGCGTGGCCGTCGAAAGTATTGACCTTGCATCCGAGAGTTTTAACGTATACGCTGGCCATGATTTGCCTTGTGTTTTACGGCAGTGCTCGTCGCCGCTGGATCGCGCAACAACCAAAGGTGCCACGCCTAATTCATCCCCCAGTTACCGGAAAGTCAGGCCCCCTGGCAAGTCTCACTTGTAGTACCTGAAGTGGAGGAATCGCTCGGATGCTCGCTGATTTAGGCTTTTACCTACTGTTACTGTGCCTCGTCAGTACTTGCTACGGAGTGGTGGCGGCGGTGCTTGCAGCACTTTGGCGTCACCGGCGGCTCTACCGCTCCTCACGCCTAGCCCTGACAGCTAGTTGCACCATGGCCAGCGTCGCTGCGCTGATGCTTTGGTATCTCTTTTTCAACCGGGACTACTCCGTCGCTTACATCTTCAAGACTTCGAGCAATGACCTGCCGCAGATCTATACGCTGACAGCGTTTTGGTCGTCGCTTGAGGGGTCGCACTTCCTCTGGACGCTGCTCCTTTGCATCTATGGGACCATTGCACTGTGGACCTACAGTAAGGACAATGAGCACATCATGCCTTACGTCTCAGCCAGTATACAGGCTGTGCTGGGCTGGATGTTTTACCTGCTGCTCAGTCACTCCGATCCCTTTTTGCGCCTGTTCCCGGCCCGTCCTGACGGTCAGGGGATGAACACCCTGTTGCAGAATCCCTACATGGCGATTCACCCACCTACCCTCTTTACCGGCTATACTGCACTAGCCATTCCGGCAGCTTACAGTGTGGCGGCCCTGTGCTACGGCGATATTACTGAGGGCTGGCTTAAGACCACGCGCCGGTGGACGCTCTACGCTTGGTGCGCTCTAACGGCTGGGATTATCCTCGGTGGCCACTGGGCCTACGTCGAGCTGGGTTGGTCTGGCTACTGGGCCTGGGACCCGGTGGAGAATTCTAGTTTCATTCCGTGGCTCTTTTGCACGTCGTTACTCCATTCGCTCGTAGTGCAGGACAAACTCGGGCACCTCAAAAGGCTCACGATTATCTTGGCGTTCCTGGCCTTTTTCTTTAGCTTCTTCGGTACCTTTATCACGCGCTCGGGAGTGATTAGCTCGGTACACTCTTTTGCCGAGTCACCGATCGGTCCCAACTACCTGGCTTTCCTGGCTGCCATGCTGCTGGCGGTGGCGGTGATTTACGGCTTCCGTGCCCCGTCCATCCTGCCACCCGAGGCCGACAAGGCATGGGGGGTGTCTAAGGAGTCAGCCCTGGTCATCACGCAGTTTTTACTGCTGACGCTGGCGGCGATCGTCTGCGTTGGGACCTTGTATCCGATCGTATCAGAGGCCATCACGGGCGAGCGGACGACAGTACAGGCGCCTTACTTCAATGCTTTCGCTCCCTGGATCGGGCTCGGCCTCGTGGTCGCCATCGCCCTTGGCAACCTCATGCGCTACCAGACCAATAAGATGCCGGGCGGCCCGCGTCTCATGATCGGGGCAGCCGTAGTGGCGCTACCGCTGACGGCAGTCCTGGTGATTGGCGGCGATGTCATGAGCACTAAGAAGCCGTTCAACTTGGCGGCGCAGGTAGTCGGTCTATTCCTGTGCGCTTGGTCCACCGTAAGTCTGACGGGTGACCTGGTGCAGAGGCTGCGGGACATCCGCTTTAAGCTCGGACTCTTTCTCAGCCGCAACCTGGCCTACGTTGGTGGCTACATCGCGCACATCGGGCTTCTGATCGCCATTGCCGGGTTCCTCGGTAACTACCGCGGCCTGCAAAAGATCGCCACCCTGAACTCGGGCGAGACGGTCGACTTCTATGGCTACCAGCTGCGCTTTGATGAGATCAAAGAGCTGCAAAAAGATAACGCCACGCTTTATCAAGGAGCGCTTGAAGTGACCCGCGCCGGTGCACCGATAGGTGCCATCACGCCAGCGCGTAGCCGCTATCCCACGTCGACCAACCTCAATCACGAGGTGGCGCTGATGTCGACCTTCTGGCACGACCTCTATGTCACCCTGTCCGACTTTGATCGGGAGAACGGGCGCAAGGCCACCTTTGAACTCCACATCAACCCGACCGTTCGGTTTGTCTGGATTGCCGCTTTTGTCATGGTGATTGGTGGCATCATCGCGATGTTTGATCGCTACCGAGGCAATAAGAGTCGGGACGCCATTCGTGCGGCGCTATGAGGAGCGACACTGAGATGTTGAAGACGATGACGCGTCATGGACCCACACTAAACATAATTAAATTGCTCGTGCTCAATCTGTTGCTGACGACCGCCCTCGTGGCTGGTGAGTCCGGCCCGGTTGACGAGGACGCGCTGAAAAAGGCGTGGCCCAGCGACGGGCCGATTGGCGAGCTATTTCATGACGTCGCCGGCTCGCTGCGGTGCCCCACCTGTACGGGCCTG is from Deltaproteobacteria bacterium and encodes:
- the mtaB gene encoding tRNA (N(6)-L-threonylcarbamoyladenosine(37)-C(2))-methylthiotransferase MtaB, whose product is MASVYVKTLGCKVNTFDGHALENQFRARGYELVTAPEAADITVVNTCSVTANAEREARYLARRLRRESPDTMLVFTGCYAQTDSARLVAMDEIDLVVPNVAKERLVDTVAAGMESLKTGAKPAKLPDGVAAVAANKQAHFKSSVTLFDQASSEQTRAFVKVQDGCNGFCTYCLIPYARGASRSVPRDQVIAECVRLVAEGVAEIVLTGIHIGDYGRDLVAADVEADPIVGLVEDILTVAAPKRLRISSLEPAELSPALVDALAAQRAQVCDHLHLPLQSGSDRILKLMRRTYDRAGYADAVERFRAEFPDGCVGADVIPGFPGETDEDFEATVELIRSLELSYLHVFPYSQRPNTAAVRMPGHLPADVIKERAATLRRLSDELAANYARKFIGRSLPVLWEKDLDDQGRRLGHTPNYLSVVADATKVEAGCISFVQLKGLVGPSRLLGRPVH
- a CDS encoding heme lyase CcmF/NrfE family subunit, coding for MLADLGFYLLLLCLVSTCYGVVAAVLAALWRHRRLYRSSRLALTASCTMASVAALMLWYLFFNRDYSVAYIFKTSSNDLPQIYTLTAFWSSLEGSHFLWTLLLCIYGTIALWTYSKDNEHIMPYVSASIQAVLGWMFYLLLSHSDPFLRLFPARPDGQGMNTLLQNPYMAIHPPTLFTGYTALAIPAAYSVAALCYGDITEGWLKTTRRWTLYAWCALTAGIILGGHWAYVELGWSGYWAWDPVENSSFIPWLFCTSLLHSLVVQDKLGHLKRLTIILAFLAFFFSFFGTFITRSGVISSVHSFAESPIGPNYLAFLAAMLLAVAVIYGFRAPSILPPEADKAWGVSKESALVITQFLLLTLAAIVCVGTLYPIVSEAITGERTTVQAPYFNAFAPWIGLGLVVAIALGNLMRYQTNKMPGGPRLMIGAAVVALPLTAVLVIGGDVMSTKKPFNLAAQVVGLFLCAWSTVSLTGDLVQRLRDIRFKLGLFLSRNLAYVGGYIAHIGLLIAIAGFLGNYRGLQKIATLNSGETVDFYGYQLRFDEIKELQKDNATLYQGALEVTRAGAPIGAITPARSRYPTSTNLNHEVALMSTFWHDLYVTLSDFDRENGRKATFELHINPTVRFVWIAAFVMVIGGIIAMFDRYRGNKSRDAIRAAL